Proteins encoded within one genomic window of Microbacterium sp. zg-B185:
- a CDS encoding glutamate ABC transporter substrate-binding protein, with the protein MKRTRLALIALAAAGALTLAGCASGGGDAGGDATATPEPAPTFAEGSTMAALAEAGTITIGTKFDQPLFGLKGPNGPEGFDVEIGKIVAAELGIAQDDIEWKEAVSANREPFIQNGEVDIVVATYTINDKRKEVVSFAGPYYMAGQSILVLADNDDITDEKDLVGEPVCSVTGSTPAANLAALGAEVVLTDTYSNCLEPLRNGTVVAVSTDNVILAGLAAQNEGEFKVVGEPFTDEPYGIGLALEDTEFRDWINDVLEKAYEDGRYQAAWDATAGTVLPYIDPPAVDRY; encoded by the coding sequence ATGAAGAGAACACGACTCGCCCTGATCGCGCTGGCCGCAGCCGGCGCGCTCACGCTCGCCGGGTGCGCCTCTGGTGGCGGAGACGCCGGCGGTGACGCGACGGCGACCCCCGAGCCGGCTCCCACGTTCGCCGAGGGCAGCACGATGGCAGCGCTCGCCGAGGCGGGCACCATCACGATCGGAACGAAGTTCGATCAGCCGCTGTTCGGTCTCAAGGGTCCGAACGGTCCCGAGGGCTTCGACGTCGAGATCGGCAAGATCGTCGCCGCCGAGCTGGGCATCGCCCAGGATGACATCGAGTGGAAGGAAGCGGTCTCCGCCAACCGCGAGCCGTTCATCCAGAACGGTGAAGTCGACATCGTCGTGGCGACGTACACCATCAACGACAAGCGCAAGGAAGTCGTCTCGTTCGCCGGCCCGTACTATATGGCAGGCCAGTCGATCCTCGTGCTCGCGGACAACGATGACATCACCGACGAGAAGGACCTCGTCGGGGAGCCGGTGTGCTCGGTGACCGGCTCCACGCCGGCCGCGAACCTCGCGGCACTCGGTGCCGAGGTCGTCCTGACCGACACGTACTCGAACTGCCTCGAGCCGCTGCGCAACGGCACGGTCGTCGCCGTCTCCACGGACAACGTCATCCTCGCCGGCCTCGCCGCCCAGAACGAGGGCGAGTTCAAGGTCGTCGGAGAGCCGTTCACGGACGAGCCCTACGGCATCGGTCTCGCGCTGGAGGACACCGAGTTCCGCGACTGGATCAACGACGTCCTCGAGAAGGCATACGAGGACGGCCGTTACCAGGCGGCATGGGACGCCACGGCCGGCACGGTGCTGCCGTACATCGACCCGCCGGCAGTCGACCGCTACTGA
- a CDS encoding amino acid ABC transporter permease — MEQLWSLMPEFWAGFRVTLLLLVVSGVAALILGTLIAAMRISPVASLRVFAAFWVEIARNTPLTLVFIFTAFVLPMLGVRAPYLILAFVALTYYTSPFVAEALRSGINGVPIGQAEAARSIGLGFGQTVSLVVLPQAFRMTVPPLINVFIALTKNTSVAGGFFVVELFATTRQLANDNGNIVLQILFTAALLYLVITVPLGYFAGQLEKRWVVRR, encoded by the coding sequence ATGGAACAGCTGTGGTCGTTGATGCCCGAGTTCTGGGCGGGCTTCCGCGTGACCCTGCTCCTTCTGGTCGTCTCCGGCGTCGCCGCCCTCATCCTGGGCACCCTGATCGCCGCGATGCGCATCTCGCCGGTCGCCTCGCTGCGCGTGTTCGCCGCCTTCTGGGTGGAGATCGCCCGCAACACCCCGCTCACGCTCGTGTTCATCTTCACGGCATTCGTGCTTCCGATGCTGGGAGTGCGGGCCCCGTACCTGATCCTCGCGTTCGTCGCGCTGACGTATTACACGTCCCCCTTCGTCGCCGAAGCCCTGCGCTCCGGCATCAACGGCGTGCCGATCGGTCAGGCTGAGGCGGCGCGCAGCATCGGACTCGGCTTCGGGCAGACCGTCAGCCTGGTGGTCCTGCCGCAGGCGTTCCGGATGACCGTGCCCCCGCTGATCAACGTCTTCATCGCGCTGACCAAGAACACCTCGGTCGCCGGCGGCTTCTTCGTCGTCGAACTGTTCGCCACCACCCGTCAGCTCGCCAATGACAACGGCAACATCGTGCTGCAGATCCTGTTCACCGCCGCGCTGCTGTACCTCGTCATCACCGTGCCCCTGGGCTACTTCGCCGGCCAACTCGAGAAGCGATGGGTGGTGCGCCGATGA
- a CDS encoding ABC transporter permease subunit (The N-terminal region of this protein, as described by TIGR01726, is a three transmembrane segment that identifies a subfamily of ABC transporter permease subunits, which specificities that include histidine, arginine, glutamine, glutamate, L-cystine (sic), the opines (in Agrobacterium) octopine and nopaline, etc.) has product MSGNSVLFDVPGPRARRVSLIVSIVALLLILAGGFWVYTLLAAPRQSGGITLPGMFDATRWNIFADPQVWVFIAEGVVATLQAAAVAGVGAIALGIVLSLLRSSTIAWVRIPTAWLIEFLRGMPVLLMMLFILLIASTGAFWAVVIALILYNGTLIGEILRAGLVALPRGQREAALSVGMREFQSKMLVEFPQAFRQMLPIIVAQLVVLLKDTSLGYIVGYNEIIRNNINNLGSFYGNRYLFSLFAVTLAIYLAINLTLSWFARWLSRRTASGGMRRRRAKGPAQPLDPTQAILGAENSAAAKQSESRTQL; this is encoded by the coding sequence ATGAGCGGCAACAGCGTGCTGTTCGACGTGCCTGGCCCCAGGGCCCGCAGGGTCTCGCTGATCGTCTCGATCGTCGCGCTCCTGCTGATCCTCGCGGGCGGGTTCTGGGTGTACACGCTCCTGGCCGCCCCGCGTCAGTCCGGCGGCATCACGCTGCCGGGCATGTTCGACGCCACGCGGTGGAACATCTTTGCCGACCCACAGGTGTGGGTGTTCATCGCCGAAGGCGTCGTCGCGACGCTGCAGGCCGCGGCGGTGGCCGGCGTCGGCGCGATCGCGCTCGGCATCGTCCTGTCGCTGCTGCGCAGTTCGACGATCGCGTGGGTGCGCATTCCGACGGCGTGGCTGATCGAATTCCTGCGCGGCATGCCGGTGCTGCTGATGATGCTGTTCATCCTCCTCATCGCCTCGACCGGAGCCTTCTGGGCGGTCGTGATCGCGCTGATCCTGTACAACGGAACGCTGATCGGCGAGATCCTGCGCGCCGGTCTGGTCGCGCTGCCACGAGGACAGCGGGAAGCGGCGCTGAGCGTCGGCATGCGGGAGTTCCAGTCCAAGATGCTGGTCGAGTTCCCTCAGGCGTTCCGCCAGATGCTGCCGATCATCGTGGCCCAGCTGGTGGTGCTGCTGAAGGACACCTCGCTGGGCTACATCGTCGGATACAACGAGATCATCCGCAACAACATCAACAACCTCGGCAGCTTCTACGGCAACCGGTACCTGTTCTCGCTGTTCGCCGTGACCTTGGCGATCTACCTCGCCATCAACCTGACCCTGTCCTGGTTCGCGCGCTGGCTGTCCCGCCGCACCGCAAGCGGGGGAATGCGCCGGCGCAGGGCGAAGGGACCGGCTCAGCCGCTGGATCCGACGCAGGCGATCCTGGGGGCAGAGAACAGCGCGGCCGCGAAGCAGTCGGAGTCCAGAACGCAGCTCTAG
- the pheS gene encoding phenylalanine--tRNA ligase subunit alpha produces MSDLPEITPEAVDAAAQAALDAIAAASDSAAIKAVRSAHIAEGSPLAKLNSRMREVAPERKSEFGKLIGQARGRVNQALAAREAAIAEAETAARLESERVDVTALPVRARVGARHPISLLQEQIADIFVGMGWEIAEGPELEHEWYNFDALNFDADHPARQMQDTFFVDPVERHLVMRTHTSPVQVRSMLERDIPIYVLCPGRVYRTDEFDATHLPVFTQFEGLVVDKNITMAHLKGTLDHAARVLFGPEAKTRFRANFFPFTEPSAELDLWHPTFTGGARWIEWGGCGMINPNVLRAAGIDPEQYSGFAFGMGIERTLMFRSDVQDMRDMAEGDIRFSEQFGMVV; encoded by the coding sequence GTGTCTGACCTTCCCGAAATCACGCCCGAGGCGGTGGACGCCGCCGCCCAGGCTGCTCTGGACGCCATCGCCGCGGCATCCGACAGCGCCGCCATCAAGGCGGTGCGCTCCGCGCACATCGCAGAGGGCTCGCCGCTGGCGAAGCTCAATTCCCGCATGCGCGAGGTCGCCCCGGAGCGCAAGTCCGAGTTCGGCAAGCTGATCGGTCAGGCGCGGGGCCGCGTGAACCAGGCGCTCGCCGCCCGCGAGGCCGCGATCGCCGAGGCCGAGACCGCTGCCCGGCTGGAGTCCGAGCGGGTGGATGTCACGGCGCTGCCCGTCCGCGCCCGCGTGGGGGCGCGGCACCCGATCTCGCTCCTGCAGGAGCAGATCGCCGACATCTTCGTGGGCATGGGCTGGGAGATCGCCGAAGGCCCCGAGCTCGAGCACGAGTGGTACAACTTCGACGCGCTGAACTTCGATGCCGATCACCCCGCGCGCCAGATGCAGGACACGTTCTTCGTCGATCCGGTGGAGCGCCACCTCGTGATGCGCACGCACACCAGCCCCGTTCAGGTGCGATCCATGCTGGAGCGGGACATCCCGATCTATGTGCTGTGCCCGGGGCGGGTCTACCGCACCGACGAGTTCGACGCCACTCACCTGCCCGTGTTCACGCAGTTCGAGGGACTCGTGGTGGACAAGAACATCACCATGGCGCATCTGAAGGGCACGCTGGACCATGCGGCCCGCGTGCTGTTCGGGCCGGAGGCCAAGACGCGCTTCCGCGCGAACTTCTTCCCCTTCACCGAGCCCTCTGCCGAGCTGGACCTGTGGCATCCGACCTTCACAGGCGGAGCCCGTTGGATCGAGTGGGGCGGCTGCGGCATGATCAACCCGAATGTGCTCCGGGCGGCCGGCATCGACCCCGAGCAGTACTCCGGATTCGCGTTCGGAATGGGCATCGAACGGACGCTGATGTTCCGCAGCGACGTCCAGGACATGCGTGACATGGCCGAAGGCGATATCCGCTTCAGCGAGCAGTTCGGGATGGTGGTCTGA
- the pheT gene encoding phenylalanine--tRNA ligase subunit beta yields the protein MRVPLSWLREYVDVPVDAAPEDVLAALVRVGFEEEDIHRFELSGPIVVGEVLDFVEEPQSNGKTIRWCQVRVAPDGETAADGGDAVHGIVCGARNFFVGDKVVVTLPGAVLPGPFPIAARKTYGHVSDGMIASARELGLGEEHDGILRLAALGIDAPVGTDAIELLGLNDVAVEINVTPDRGYALSLRGVAREYSHATGATFRDPGLRPPHQVEPGHGFVIAVEDVAPIRGRVGASEFVVRTVRGVDATAPTPAWMTARLSLAGIRSLGVLIDITNYVMLELGNPIHGYDLDKLTGGITVRRATPGEQLETLDGKVRALDPEDLLITDESGPIGLAGVMGGGTTEMGPDTKNVLIEAAVFDPVSIARTARRHKLPSEASRRFERGVDPNIPFVAAQRVADLMVELAGGTIDELGGALFAPWTRSHIVLPVGFVQGLIGVNYPTSEVIGALRLIGCEVDDRGDELVVSPPSWRPDLTDKWTLAEEVARIEGYDRIPSLLPTPPPGRGLTPAQQGRRRVANALAAAGYVETPSFPFTTQDQNDLHGSASGAHLPSVKLANPLDGQAPFLRRSLVPALLRVAHRNVARGFTDLQLFETGSVFLPEAGVTYGTSFVPPLAVRPDAATLTALDASIPPQHRHVAILLAGLISAKQPGAAAEAAGLADALDAVRTIAAAAGVSVAVSQGERAALHPGRTAVLSVGAVDVGYAGELLPAVAEAADLPGRVIVAELDLDLILSLAGEKVVAGSLSVYPAATQDLSLVVGADVPAGDVRAAVAEGAGALLESMRLVDDYRGAGVPEGAKSLTFALRFRAQDRTLTAAEATEAKLAGVAAAAERFGATLRE from the coding sequence ATGCGCGTTCCGCTCTCCTGGCTGCGGGAGTACGTCGATGTGCCGGTGGATGCCGCACCCGAGGACGTTCTGGCCGCGCTCGTGCGCGTCGGGTTCGAGGAGGAGGACATCCACCGCTTCGAGCTGTCCGGTCCGATCGTCGTGGGCGAGGTGCTCGACTTCGTCGAGGAACCGCAGTCCAACGGCAAAACCATCCGCTGGTGCCAGGTGCGCGTTGCTCCGGACGGGGAGACCGCGGCCGACGGCGGCGACGCCGTCCACGGCATCGTGTGCGGTGCCCGCAACTTCTTCGTCGGCGATAAGGTCGTGGTGACGCTCCCGGGCGCCGTGCTGCCCGGCCCGTTCCCCATCGCCGCGCGCAAGACGTACGGCCACGTGTCCGACGGCATGATCGCCTCGGCCAGGGAGCTGGGCCTCGGCGAAGAGCACGACGGCATCCTGCGTCTTGCCGCTCTGGGCATCGACGCGCCCGTGGGCACCGACGCGATCGAATTGCTGGGGCTGAACGACGTCGCGGTCGAGATCAACGTGACCCCGGACCGCGGCTACGCGCTGTCGCTGCGCGGTGTGGCGCGCGAGTACTCGCACGCGACCGGCGCGACCTTCCGCGACCCGGGGCTGCGTCCGCCGCACCAGGTCGAGCCCGGTCATGGCTTCGTCATCGCTGTCGAAGACGTCGCACCGATCCGCGGCCGCGTGGGCGCATCGGAGTTCGTGGTGCGCACCGTGCGCGGAGTCGACGCGACCGCGCCCACGCCCGCGTGGATGACCGCGCGCCTGAGCCTTGCCGGCATCCGCTCGCTGGGGGTCCTGATCGATATCACCAACTACGTCATGTTGGAGCTGGGCAACCCGATCCACGGCTATGACCTGGACAAGCTCACCGGCGGCATCACCGTTCGTCGCGCGACGCCTGGCGAGCAGCTCGAGACGCTCGACGGCAAGGTCCGTGCGCTGGATCCGGAAGACCTGCTCATCACCGACGAGTCCGGTCCGATCGGTCTGGCCGGCGTCATGGGCGGCGGAACAACCGAGATGGGGCCCGACACCAAGAACGTCCTGATCGAGGCCGCCGTCTTCGACCCGGTCTCCATCGCGCGCACCGCACGCCGGCACAAGCTGCCGTCCGAGGCCTCGCGTCGTTTCGAGCGCGGAGTCGACCCGAACATCCCGTTCGTGGCTGCCCAGCGCGTCGCGGACCTGATGGTCGAGCTGGCAGGGGGCACGATCGACGAGCTCGGCGGGGCGCTGTTCGCGCCGTGGACGCGGTCGCACATCGTGTTGCCGGTGGGCTTCGTGCAGGGCCTGATCGGCGTGAACTACCCCACTTCCGAGGTGATCGGCGCGCTGCGGCTGATCGGGTGCGAAGTGGACGACCGCGGTGACGAACTGGTGGTCTCACCCCCGTCCTGGCGCCCGGACCTGACCGACAAGTGGACCCTCGCCGAGGAGGTCGCCCGCATCGAGGGGTACGACCGGATCCCGTCCCTCCTTCCCACGCCGCCGCCCGGGCGCGGTCTGACGCCGGCCCAGCAGGGGCGACGCCGTGTGGCCAACGCCCTCGCGGCCGCCGGTTATGTCGAGACACCGTCGTTCCCCTTCACCACGCAGGATCAGAACGATCTGCACGGCTCCGCTTCCGGCGCGCACCTGCCGAGCGTCAAGCTCGCGAACCCGCTGGACGGGCAGGCGCCGTTCCTGCGCCGCAGCCTCGTGCCGGCGCTGCTGCGGGTTGCGCACCGCAACGTGGCACGCGGCTTCACCGACCTCCAGCTCTTCGAGACCGGTTCCGTGTTCCTCCCCGAAGCCGGCGTGACGTACGGCACATCGTTCGTGCCTCCGCTCGCCGTGCGCCCGGATGCCGCGACCCTGACCGCCCTGGACGCGTCCATTCCGCCGCAGCACCGGCACGTGGCGATCCTGCTGGCCGGTCTGATTTCGGCGAAGCAGCCGGGCGCCGCCGCCGAGGCGGCCGGTCTTGCCGACGCGCTCGACGCCGTGCGCACGATCGCGGCGGCTGCCGGAGTGAGTGTTGCCGTGTCCCAGGGCGAACGGGCGGCGCTGCATCCCGGGCGGACGGCGGTGCTGTCTGTCGGTGCGGTCGATGTCGGCTATGCGGGCGAGCTGCTCCCTGCCGTCGCCGAGGCGGCCGACCTGCCCGGCCGCGTCATCGTCGCGGAGCTCGATCTGGACCTCATCCTCTCGCTCGCAGGCGAGAAGGTCGTCGCCGGCTCGCTGTCGGTATATCCCGCCGCCACGCAGGACCTGTCCCTGGTGGTGGGCGCGGACGTGCCGGCGGGCGACGTGCGCGCCGCTGTGGCGGAGGGCGCCGGCGCCCTGCTGGAGTCCATGCGGCTCGTCGACGACTACCGCGGCGCGGGCGTGCCGGAGGGCGCGAAGAGCCTCACCTTCGCGCTGCGCTTCCGCGCTCAGGACCGCACGCTGACCGCTGCCGAGGCCACCGAGGCCAAGCTCGCCGGCGTCGCAGCTGCCGCGGAGCGATTCGGTGCCACGCTGCGCGAATAG